A DNA window from Halomicrobium mukohataei DSM 12286 contains the following coding sequences:
- a CDS encoding MBL fold metallo-hydrolase — MRLTFLGTGSAMPTGTRFQSGLLLEDGSDRLLVDCGSGVLHALERTDVGYEGVDTVLLTHHHLDHVSDLDVFMKARWLAGDTDLTIAGPPGTRDLIEGLLDLHGYMRGRLDLTIDEVGVDEPFTLAGFDIEAMETRHSMQCFAYRFQAGGEEPALVYSGDSEAFTELIEFADRAAVLVHDCSFPDEVDVSNHPTPAQLGTVLDRAEAAVGRVYLTHLYPHTEGRHEEMLDSIAASYDGDVRFAADGLSVTIDPTES; from the coding sequence ATGCGCCTGACCTTTCTCGGAACCGGCAGCGCGATGCCGACGGGCACCCGCTTCCAGTCCGGACTGTTGCTCGAAGACGGCTCCGATCGGCTGCTCGTCGACTGTGGCAGCGGCGTCCTCCACGCGCTCGAACGCACCGACGTTGGCTACGAGGGCGTCGACACCGTCTTGCTCACACACCACCACCTCGATCACGTCTCCGACCTCGACGTGTTCATGAAGGCGCGGTGGCTCGCGGGCGACACCGACCTGACGATCGCCGGGCCGCCGGGGACCCGTGACCTGATCGAGGGGCTCCTCGATCTGCACGGCTACATGCGCGGCCGGCTCGACCTCACGATCGACGAGGTCGGCGTCGATGAGCCGTTCACGCTCGCCGGCTTCGATATCGAGGCCATGGAGACGCGCCACTCGATGCAGTGTTTCGCCTATCGCTTTCAGGCCGGGGGCGAGGAGCCGGCGCTGGTCTACAGCGGGGACTCCGAGGCGTTCACGGAACTGATCGAGTTCGCGGATCGGGCGGCCGTGCTCGTCCACGACTGCTCGTTCCCGGACGAGGTGGACGTGTCTAACCACCCGACGCCCGCCCAGCTCGGGACGGTCCTGGACCGCGCCGAGGCCGCCGTCGGCCGCGTGTACCTCACCCACCTCTACCCGCACACGGAGGGCCGTCACGAGGAGATGCTGGACTCGATCGCAGCGAGCTACGACGGCGACGTTCGCTTTGCCGCCGACGGGCTGTCGGTGACGATCGATCCGACAGAGTCCTGA
- a CDS encoding NAD(P)/FAD-dependent oxidoreductase, with protein sequence MRVAVLGAGYAGLTLARKLESSLPESADLVVVDESETHVVQHELHRVVRRPAVEDEISIPLTDLLDCEVRQAAVTSVDPEAGVARLDGADDLEYDVGAVCLGAETAFYDIPGLREHATPLKRLDHAREIRERYLGLLDEGGRVVVGGAGLSGVQVAGELVEMARAHESDGDGEGNSGPEVVLLEQLDSVAPSFPEAFQRAVADQLGQRGVEIRTETTVEAVDGETITVADGADLSYDQLVWTGGLQGPSALDDERPVVRSDLRLADETFAVGDVARVVDTDGEPVPASAQAAIREAGVAAENVTALVEHRLAGAGGFEPRLDRYTFDSLGWLVSVGDGAVAQVGDGVLTGQAALALKTSVGAGYLGSVGAVENAVELVQSELGLAVDGADDDASDPEAVDTEP encoded by the coding sequence ATGCGCGTCGCCGTCCTGGGTGCTGGCTACGCCGGCCTCACACTCGCCCGGAAGCTCGAATCGTCGCTGCCCGAATCGGCCGACCTCGTCGTCGTCGACGAGTCCGAGACCCACGTCGTCCAGCACGAACTCCACCGCGTCGTTCGCCGGCCCGCGGTCGAGGACGAAATCTCGATCCCGCTGACGGATCTCCTCGACTGCGAGGTCAGGCAGGCGGCGGTGACGAGCGTCGATCCCGAGGCAGGCGTCGCCCGACTGGACGGCGCAGACGACCTCGAATACGACGTTGGCGCGGTCTGTCTCGGCGCCGAGACGGCGTTCTACGACATCCCGGGACTCCGCGAGCACGCCACGCCGCTGAAGCGACTCGATCACGCCCGCGAGATCCGCGAACGGTACCTGGGCCTGCTCGACGAGGGCGGGCGCGTCGTCGTCGGCGGTGCCGGCCTCTCGGGAGTGCAGGTCGCTGGCGAACTGGTCGAGATGGCACGAGCCCACGAGAGCGATGGCGACGGTGAGGGCAACAGCGGCCCCGAAGTCGTCCTGCTCGAACAGCTCGACAGCGTCGCGCCGAGCTTCCCCGAGGCGTTCCAGCGGGCCGTCGCCGACCAGCTCGGCCAGCGCGGCGTCGAGATCCGAACGGAGACGACCGTCGAAGCCGTCGACGGAGAGACGATCACGGTCGCCGACGGGGCGGACCTGTCGTACGACCAGCTCGTCTGGACGGGTGGACTGCAGGGACCGTCGGCGCTGGACGACGAGCGCCCCGTCGTCAGGAGCGATCTGCGGCTCGCGGACGAGACCTTCGCGGTCGGCGACGTGGCGCGAGTCGTCGACACGGACGGCGAGCCGGTCCCGGCGAGTGCGCAGGCGGCGATCCGAGAGGCCGGAGTCGCCGCGGAGAACGTCACGGCGCTGGTCGAGCATCGACTGGCCGGGGCCGGCGGCTTCGAGCCGCGGCTGGATCGGTACACCTTCGACTCGCTGGGCTGGCTGGTCAGCGTCGGCGACGGCGCGGTCGCGCAGGTCGGCGACGGCGTCCTGACCGGCCAGGCGGCGCTCGCGCTCAAGACCTCCGTCGGCGCGGGCTATCTCGGCAGCGTCGGAGCCGTCGAGAACGCCGTCGAACTGGTCCAGTCGGAACTCGGGCTGGCGGTCGACGGTGCCGACGACGACGCGAGCGATCCCGAGGCGGTCGACACGGAGCCCTGA
- a CDS encoding mRNA surveillance protein pelota — protein sequence MRIADRQQVEGGRERLTLVPETLDDLWHLTYVIEPGDRVAGDTTRRIQRDDDQLRDKGGEREPMWIAVEVTDVEFAKFANRLRVGGTIVDCSREDQLDFHHTFNVEEHDEIEVEKVWKPDQIDRVEEATEATDQPDVAIATVEEGEAHVHTVAQYGTESRASITSTTGKGDYARPREELFAELSDVLRRMDVDAYILAGPGFTKQDALKYIQDEYPDLAAEITTVDTSAVGDRGVHEVLKRGAVEDVQERTRIAEEAELIDELMERIATGAKVAYGPDAVAEAAEFGAIEELLVLDERLREERGEESEWDVDVDEIVTTTEQKGGDVTVFSHEFDPGQQLRNLGGVAALLRYRLQ from the coding sequence ATGCGCATCGCCGATCGCCAGCAGGTCGAGGGCGGGCGCGAGCGGCTGACGCTCGTCCCCGAGACGCTGGACGACCTGTGGCACCTGACGTACGTGATCGAGCCGGGCGACCGCGTCGCGGGCGACACCACCCGGCGGATCCAGCGCGACGACGATCAGTTGCGCGACAAGGGCGGGGAGCGCGAGCCCATGTGGATCGCGGTCGAGGTCACCGACGTGGAGTTCGCGAAGTTCGCCAACCGGCTGCGCGTCGGCGGCACGATCGTCGACTGTTCGCGCGAGGACCAGCTCGACTTCCACCACACGTTCAACGTCGAGGAACACGACGAGATCGAGGTCGAGAAGGTCTGGAAGCCCGACCAGATCGACCGCGTCGAGGAGGCGACCGAGGCGACCGACCAGCCCGACGTGGCGATCGCCACCGTCGAGGAAGGAGAGGCACACGTCCACACCGTCGCCCAGTACGGCACCGAGTCGCGCGCGTCGATCACCTCGACGACGGGGAAGGGCGACTACGCTCGACCGAGAGAAGAGCTGTTCGCGGAGCTGTCGGACGTGCTCCGGCGGATGGACGTGGACGCCTACATCCTCGCCGGCCCCGGCTTCACCAAGCAGGACGCGCTCAAGTACATTCAGGACGAGTACCCGGATCTGGCAGCGGAGATCACGACCGTCGACACCAGCGCCGTCGGCGACCGCGGCGTCCACGAGGTGCTCAAGCGCGGTGCGGTCGAAGACGTCCAGGAGCGGACCCGTATCGCGGAGGAAGCCGAGCTGATCGACGAGCTGATGGAACGCATCGCGACGGGCGCGAAAGTCGCGTACGGTCCCGACGCGGTCGCCGAGGCCGCCGAGTTCGGCGCGATCGAGGAACTGCTGGTGCTCGACGAGCGACTCCGCGAGGAGCGAGGCGAGGAAAGCGAGTGGGACGTGGACGTCGACGAGATCGTCACGACGACAGAACAGAAAGGCGGCGACGTGACCGTCTTCTCCCACGAGTTCGACCCCGGCCAACAGCTCCGTAATCTGGGCGGTGTGGCCGCGTTACTGCGGTATCGGCTGCAGTAG
- a CDS encoding sensor histidine kinase has translation MSFENQTDFAKQVADLNKYGQALNRCESVDEVVSMTLEAMSLLFDAADNTFVEVRNDDLQVVHSTNPALSVGEAPTSVARRAYESRTTEVASGADARAATDTETTAALAVPATIVDEVTAVLVMRSTSRSEFDDTVVRPMEILASHAATAISNIRSRERLERARQDLETKKEMVELYDRLLRHDLGNDLQVITGFSEVLADEADGETAAYAERINEAAHSSADLIQRVGNLVSTLEEEEEPEPRGLAPILERTVSEAETGYGELTVEFDKAAFEETVYAGDLLESVFTNILTNAVVHNEGEVTVRTSVETGVDDVVVCFADDGAGIDPSVRDELFEMGEKGPDSSGSGFGLGFVRALTESYGGDVTVTESDAGGAEFRVRLQRG, from the coding sequence ATGTCATTCGAAAACCAGACGGACTTCGCCAAGCAGGTCGCCGACCTCAACAAGTACGGACAGGCGCTGAACCGATGTGAGAGCGTCGACGAGGTCGTTTCGATGACGCTGGAAGCGATGTCACTGCTGTTCGACGCCGCCGACAACACGTTCGTGGAAGTTCGAAACGACGACCTGCAGGTCGTCCACAGCACGAATCCCGCGTTGTCGGTCGGCGAAGCGCCGACGAGCGTGGCACGGCGGGCCTACGAGTCCAGAACGACCGAGGTGGCCAGCGGTGCGGACGCTCGTGCCGCCACCGACACGGAGACGACCGCGGCACTGGCCGTCCCGGCGACGATCGTCGACGAGGTGACGGCGGTGCTCGTGATGCGCTCGACGAGCCGGTCCGAGTTCGACGACACCGTCGTGCGCCCGATGGAGATTCTGGCGTCTCACGCCGCGACGGCGATCAGCAACATCCGGTCGCGGGAGCGACTCGAACGGGCCAGACAGGACCTGGAGACGAAAAAGGAGATGGTCGAACTGTACGACCGCCTGTTGCGCCACGACCTGGGCAACGACCTGCAGGTGATCACCGGGTTCTCCGAGGTCCTCGCCGACGAAGCCGACGGCGAGACCGCTGCCTACGCCGAGCGGATCAACGAGGCCGCACACAGCTCTGCCGACCTGATCCAGCGGGTCGGGAACCTCGTCTCGACGCTGGAAGAAGAAGAGGAACCGGAACCGAGAGGCCTCGCGCCGATACTCGAACGGACCGTCAGTGAGGCCGAGACCGGCTACGGCGAGCTGACCGTCGAGTTCGACAAGGCGGCATTCGAGGAGACGGTGTACGCCGGGGACCTGCTCGAATCGGTGTTCACGAACATCCTCACGAACGCCGTCGTCCACAACGAGGGAGAAGTCACGGTCCGGACGAGCGTCGAGACGGGCGTCGACGACGTGGTTGTCTGCTTCGCCGACGACGGAGCGGGCATCGACCCGTCGGTCCGCGACGAGCTGTTCGAGATGGGCGAGAAAGGCCCCGACAGCAGCGGCAGCGGGTTCGGCCTCGGCTTCGTCCGCGCCCTGACCGAGTCGTACGGCGGCGACGTGACCGTCACCGAGAGCGATGCCGGCGGCGCGGAGTTCCGCGTTCGGCTCCAGCGTGGCTGA
- a CDS encoding ArsR/SmtB family transcription factor, which translates to MSLLPSRGPDTSTSQEGELQVVGVDDEVAPLLDALNSETARAILNEIYDEPGTPSEIADRLDMSIQKVSYHIEKLDDQDLIAVAGTQYSEKGQEMTVYQPPDDPTVLFVGTEERKRSLTTMVKRLLPVVGVVALGSLVIEQLFGNGLSVGFSSAGPSSQGGDGAGGSDSGGVTNTTGATETPTEAPADTPTPTETASDGGDIGIAEATETPADSATSTPTPPPETDTPVPEEETIDLAAETTTQAADVAASGGLELSPGLAFFLGGMTVVAVLGVWWAYTRNA; encoded by the coding sequence ATGTCGCTGTTGCCCTCCAGAGGCCCCGATACGAGTACGTCACAGGAGGGGGAACTCCAGGTCGTCGGCGTCGACGACGAGGTGGCCCCGCTACTCGACGCGCTCAACTCCGAGACCGCCCGCGCGATTCTCAACGAGATCTACGACGAGCCGGGCACGCCGTCGGAGATCGCCGACAGACTGGACATGTCGATCCAGAAGGTCTCCTATCACATCGAGAAGCTCGACGACCAGGACCTGATCGCCGTCGCTGGCACCCAGTACTCCGAGAAGGGCCAGGAGATGACGGTGTACCAGCCGCCGGACGATCCGACGGTGCTGTTCGTCGGGACCGAGGAGCGAAAGCGGTCCCTGACGACGATGGTCAAGCGCCTGCTGCCCGTGGTCGGCGTCGTCGCGCTCGGCAGTCTGGTCATCGAACAGCTGTTCGGCAACGGGCTCTCGGTCGGGTTCAGCTCCGCCGGGCCGTCCTCGCAGGGCGGGGACGGCGCGGGTGGCAGTGACTCCGGCGGCGTCACGAACACGACGGGCGCGACCGAGACACCGACGGAAGCGCCCGCAGACACGCCGACGCCCACCGAAACGGCGAGCGACGGTGGCGACATCGGCATCGCGGAGGCGACGGAGACGCCCGCCGACAGCGCCACGTCGACACCGACTCCGCCACCCGAGACCGACACGCCGGTCCCCGAGGAGGAGACGATCGATCTGGCCGCCGAAACGACCACCCAGGCCGCCGATGTGGCGGCAAGCGGCGGTCTGGAGCTCTCTCCGGGGCTGGCCTTCTTCCTCGGCGGCATGACGGTCGTCGCGGTGCTCGGCGTCTGGTGGGCGTACACGAGGAACGCTTAA